Proteins from a genomic interval of Salvelinus alpinus chromosome 7, SLU_Salpinus.1, whole genome shotgun sequence:
- the LOC139581643 gene encoding heterogeneous nuclear ribonucleoprotein H-like, translating into MSDGEGYVVRVRGLPWSCSVDEIQRFFSDCKIANNGTSIHFTSTREGRPSGEAFVELENEDDLKIAVKKDRETMGHRYVEVFKSNNVEMDWVMKHSGSSSPETTGDGLVRLRGLPFGCSKEEIVQFLSGLEIVPNGITLPLDFQGRSTGEAFVQFASQDIAEKALKKHKERIGHRYIEIFKSSRAEVRTHYEPQRKPMGMQRPGPYDRPSGGRGYNMMGGRGGGSYDRARRGGYGGGVSDGRYGDSSSSFQSTTGHCVHMRGLPYRATETDIYNFFSPLNPVRVHVEIGPDGRVTGEADVEFATHEDAVTAMSKDKANMQHRYVELFLNSTAGGSNGSYGSPMQGGMGSQSSYSSGGLSSGYSGGYSSQGGYSDYSNQGGMSSSYYSGGGRGDRSSNGLGAGWGM; encoded by the exons ATGTCTGATGGAGAGGGTTACGTGGTGCGTGTGAGAGGTCTACCATGGTCCTGCTCTGTGGATGAAATACAGAGGTTCTTCTCAG ATTGTAAAATCGCCAACAATGGCACCAGCATCCATTTTACCTCCACACGTGAGGGCCGACCCAGCGGAGAGGCCTTCGTTGAGCTGGAGAACGAGGATGACCTTAAGATCGCTGTGAAGAAGGACAGAGAAACCATGGGCCACAGATAtgtggaag TGTTCAAATCCAACAATGTGGAGATGGACTGGGTGATGAAACATTCTGGTTCAAGCAGTCCAGAGACGACTGGAGACGGCCTGGTCAGGCTCCGAGGCCTCCCCTTCGGCTGCAGCAAGGAGGAGATTGTCCAGTTCCTCTCAG GGTTGGAAATCGTGCCAAATGGGATAACATTGCCGCTGGACTTCCAGGGGAGGAGTACGGGGGAGGCCTTCGTGCAGTTTGCTTCACAGGATATAGCTGAAAAGGCTCTAAAGAAACACAAGGAAAGAATAGGGCACAG GTACATTGAGATCTTCAAGAGCAGCCGTGCCGAGGTGAGGACCCACTACGAACCCCAGAGGAAACCTATGGGGATGCAGAGACCGGGGCCCTATGACAGACCGTCTGGGGGCCGTGGGTACAACATGATGGGGGGCCGAGGAGGGGGCTCTTACGACAGGGCCAGACGCGGAGGCTatggtggag GTGTGTCTGATGGGCGGTATGGTGACAGTAGCTCCTCCTTCCAGAGCACCACGGGTCACTGTGTTCACATGAGGGGTCTGCCCTACAGAGCCACAGAGACTGACATCTACAAT ttCTTCTCTCCTCTGAACCCAGTGAGAGTGCATGTGGAGATCGGTCCAGACGGCAGAGTGACAGGAGAGGCTGACGTGGAGTTTGCTACACATGAGGATGCTGTGACAGCCATGTCAAAGGACAAGGCCAACATGC AGCACCGCTATGTGGAGCTGTTCCTCAACTCTACAGCAGGGGGCAGTAATGGCTCGTACGGCAGTCCGATGCAGGGGGGTATGGGGAGCCAGTCCTCCTATAGCAGTGGAGGGCTGAGCTCTGGATACTCTGGAGGCTACAGCAGCCAGGGAGGTTACAGTGACTATA gtaACCAGGGCGGTATGAGCAGCAGTTACTATAGCGGCGGTGGACGAGGAGACAGGAGTTCCAATGGCCTGGGGGCAGGATGGGGGATGTAG
- the LOC139581641 gene encoding RUN and FYVE domain-containing protein 1-like isoform X1, with the protein MADEVSETNTAAEESDAKEEDPKVLEVLPDSHPVGVSSDDETSKDKPATESNWSTPILSLARKATETISSGVSYGAALRNATSSGSAASSPKCPTKQNSTENDTNANQYLPAVKDYMAVERSNLFSMMKLSIKGLIQSSLSLGRTLDSDYPPLQQFFVVLEQCLKHGLKVKKSFINQNKSIWGPLELVQKLCPDSTDITTSARDLPGLKTGLGRARAWLHLALMQKKLSDYLKALLDHKDLLVEFYDPGALMMEEEGTVIGGMLVGLNVIDANLCIKGEDLDSQVGVIDFSLYLKDPMTTETTKDDTKLTAILDQKHYIEELNRHLSCSVSDLQAKMDSIEKTNGKLIEELTAATDRINSLREEQETLRHENETIVQSSQKKEEATLEDSAVELETYRQTRQGLDEMYSMVWKQYQEEKRIRQELERELELQVGLKQEMEMAMRLLEKDTHEKQDTLQALRQQLDQVKTLNLQMFHKTQDCEREAQRKQEEEGQLEEKINQMKTTIKEMEQRLQNSERDRRQSDQMDRDMRTELEGRVDSLQKQLSDLDTLRLGLESDLCSEKEQRQAIQRALQREQDNSTELRTQLQQIQGLHTELQDVRQEKQQLQQTCQEQETALQEMGLHLSQSKLKMEDFKEVNKALKGQAWLKDDEATQCKQCQKEFSIARRKHHCRNCGDIYCNSCSTNELALPSYPRPVRVCDICHSLLLQRSISSS; encoded by the exons ATGGCCGACGAGGTAAGTGAAACAAACACAGCTGCTGAGGAAAGCGACGCCAAAGAAGAGGACCCCAAAGTTTTGGAAGTTCTTCCAGACAGCCACCCTGTTGGCGTTAGCAGCGATGATGAGACTTCAAAAGACAAACCGGCGACCGAGAGCAACTGGTCAACACCGATCCTGTCGCTGGCACGGAAGGCAACCGAGACGATCAGCAGTGGGGTCAGCTACGGTGCAGCTTTGAGAAACGCTACATCTTCGGGATCTGCCGCGAGCTCTCCGAAGTGTCCGACTAAACAAAACTCTACCGAGAATGACACCAACGCTAACCAATACCTACCAG CGGTGAAGGACTATATGGCTGTGGAGCGCTCCAACCTGTTCAGTATGATGAAGCTGAGTATTAAGGGCCTGATCCAGTCTTCTCTGAGTCTGGGCAGAACCCTGGACTCTGACTACCCTCCTCTGCAGCAGTTCTTTGTGGTTCTGGAGCAGTGCCTCAAACACGGACTGAAAG tgAAGAAGTCATTCATCAATCAGAATAAGTCTATCTGGGGTCCTCTGGAGCTGGTTCAGAAGCTGTGTCCTGATTCTACTGATATTACCACCAGTGCCAGAGACCTGCCAGGGCTAAAGACTGGGTTGGGTCGGGCTCGGGCCTGGTTGCATCTGGCCCTGATGCAGAAGAAGTTGTCTGACTACCTGAAAGCCCTGCTGGACCATAAGGACCTCCTGGT TGAGTTCTATGATCCAGGAGCGTtgatgatggaggaggaggggacagtgATAGGAGGGATGCTGGTGGGGCTAAACGTCATTGATGCTAACCTCTGTATCAAAGGAGAGGACCTGGACTCCCAGGTGGGGGTCATAGACTTCTCCTTGTACCTGAAGGACCCTATGACCACTGAGACCACTAAGGA tgaTACTAAGCTGACCGCCATATTGGACCAGAAGCACTACATCGAGGAGCTGAACAGACACCTGAGCTGCTCTGTCTCTGACCTGCAGGCCAAGATGGACTCCATAGAGAAGACCAACGGCAAGCTCATTGAGGAG TTGACGGCAGCGACAGACAGAATTAACTCTTTACGGGAGGAACAGGAAACCCTGAGACATGAGAATGAGACCATCGTCCAGAGCAGCCAGAAGAAAGAGGAG GCGACCCTGGAGGACAGTGCAGTAGAGCtggagacatacagacagacacggCAGGGCCTGGATGAGATGTACAGCATGGTCTGGAAACAGTACCAGGAGGAGAAACGCatcagacag GAgttggagagggagctggagcTGCAGGTAGGACTAAAGCAGGAGATGGAGATGGCCATGAGGCTGCTGGAGAAAGACACACATGAGAAACAGGACACACTGCAAGCTCTCCGACAACAACTAGACCAGGTCAAAACCCTCAACCTGCAGATGTTCCATaagacacag GACTGTGAGCGTGAGGCCCAGAGGAAGCAGGAGGAAGAGGGACAACTGGAGGAGAAGATAAACCAGATGAAGACCACCATTAAGGAGATGGAGCAGAG ACTGCAGAACTCTGAACGTGATCGCAGACAAAGTGACCAGATGGACAGGGACATGAGAACAGAGCTGGAGGGCAGGGTAGACTCCCTACAGAAACAACTGTCTGACCTGGACACACTGAG GCTGGGTCTGGAGAGTGATCTGTGCAGTGAGAAGGAGCAGAGACAGGCCATTCAGAGAGCTCTACAGAGAGAACAGGACAACAGCACTGAGCTACGCACCCAACTACAGCAGATACAGGGGCTACACACG GAGCTGCAGGATGTTCGTCAGGAGAAGCAGCAGCTCCAGCAGACCTGTCAGGAGCAGGAGACGGCCTTACAGGAGATGGGCCTACACCTCAGCCA GTCTAAACTGAAGATGGAGGACTTCAAAGAGGTCAACAAAGCCCTGAAG GGCCAAGCCTGGCTGAAAGACGATGAGGCTACACAGTGTAAACAGTGTCAGAAGGAGTTCTCCATCGCTCGCAGAAAG cACCACTGTAGGAACTGTGGagatatctactgtaacagttGTTCTACTAATGAGTTGGCCTTGCCCTCCTACCCCCGACCTGTACGAGTCTGTGACATCTGTCACTCTCTACTGCTGCAGAGGAGCATCTCTTCCTCCtga
- the LOC139581641 gene encoding RUN and FYVE domain-containing protein 1-like isoform X2, giving the protein MADEVSETNTAAEESDAKEEDPKVLEVLPDSHPVGVSSDDETSKDKPATESNWSTPILSLARKATETISSGVSYGAALRNATSSGSAASSPKCPTKQNSTENDTNANQYLPAVKDYMAVERSNLFSMMKLSIKGLIQSSLSLGRTLDSDYPPLQQFFVVLEQCLKHGLKVKKSFINQNKSIWGPLELVQKLCPDSTDITTSARDLPGLKTGLGRARAWLHLALMQKKLSDYLKALLDHKDLLVEFYDPGALMMEEEGTVIGGMLVGLNVIDANLCIKGEDLDSQVGVIDFSLYLKDPMTTETTKDDTKLTAILDQKHYIEELNRHLSCSVSDLQAKMDSIEKTNGKLIEEATLEDSAVELETYRQTRQGLDEMYSMVWKQYQEEKRIRQELERELELQVGLKQEMEMAMRLLEKDTHEKQDTLQALRQQLDQVKTLNLQMFHKTQDCEREAQRKQEEEGQLEEKINQMKTTIKEMEQRLQNSERDRRQSDQMDRDMRTELEGRVDSLQKQLSDLDTLRLGLESDLCSEKEQRQAIQRALQREQDNSTELRTQLQQIQGLHTELQDVRQEKQQLQQTCQEQETALQEMGLHLSQSKLKMEDFKEVNKALKGQAWLKDDEATQCKQCQKEFSIARRKHHCRNCGDIYCNSCSTNELALPSYPRPVRVCDICHSLLLQRSISSS; this is encoded by the exons ATGGCCGACGAGGTAAGTGAAACAAACACAGCTGCTGAGGAAAGCGACGCCAAAGAAGAGGACCCCAAAGTTTTGGAAGTTCTTCCAGACAGCCACCCTGTTGGCGTTAGCAGCGATGATGAGACTTCAAAAGACAAACCGGCGACCGAGAGCAACTGGTCAACACCGATCCTGTCGCTGGCACGGAAGGCAACCGAGACGATCAGCAGTGGGGTCAGCTACGGTGCAGCTTTGAGAAACGCTACATCTTCGGGATCTGCCGCGAGCTCTCCGAAGTGTCCGACTAAACAAAACTCTACCGAGAATGACACCAACGCTAACCAATACCTACCAG CGGTGAAGGACTATATGGCTGTGGAGCGCTCCAACCTGTTCAGTATGATGAAGCTGAGTATTAAGGGCCTGATCCAGTCTTCTCTGAGTCTGGGCAGAACCCTGGACTCTGACTACCCTCCTCTGCAGCAGTTCTTTGTGGTTCTGGAGCAGTGCCTCAAACACGGACTGAAAG tgAAGAAGTCATTCATCAATCAGAATAAGTCTATCTGGGGTCCTCTGGAGCTGGTTCAGAAGCTGTGTCCTGATTCTACTGATATTACCACCAGTGCCAGAGACCTGCCAGGGCTAAAGACTGGGTTGGGTCGGGCTCGGGCCTGGTTGCATCTGGCCCTGATGCAGAAGAAGTTGTCTGACTACCTGAAAGCCCTGCTGGACCATAAGGACCTCCTGGT TGAGTTCTATGATCCAGGAGCGTtgatgatggaggaggaggggacagtgATAGGAGGGATGCTGGTGGGGCTAAACGTCATTGATGCTAACCTCTGTATCAAAGGAGAGGACCTGGACTCCCAGGTGGGGGTCATAGACTTCTCCTTGTACCTGAAGGACCCTATGACCACTGAGACCACTAAGGA tgaTACTAAGCTGACCGCCATATTGGACCAGAAGCACTACATCGAGGAGCTGAACAGACACCTGAGCTGCTCTGTCTCTGACCTGCAGGCCAAGATGGACTCCATAGAGAAGACCAACGGCAAGCTCATTGAGGAG GCGACCCTGGAGGACAGTGCAGTAGAGCtggagacatacagacagacacggCAGGGCCTGGATGAGATGTACAGCATGGTCTGGAAACAGTACCAGGAGGAGAAACGCatcagacag GAgttggagagggagctggagcTGCAGGTAGGACTAAAGCAGGAGATGGAGATGGCCATGAGGCTGCTGGAGAAAGACACACATGAGAAACAGGACACACTGCAAGCTCTCCGACAACAACTAGACCAGGTCAAAACCCTCAACCTGCAGATGTTCCATaagacacag GACTGTGAGCGTGAGGCCCAGAGGAAGCAGGAGGAAGAGGGACAACTGGAGGAGAAGATAAACCAGATGAAGACCACCATTAAGGAGATGGAGCAGAG ACTGCAGAACTCTGAACGTGATCGCAGACAAAGTGACCAGATGGACAGGGACATGAGAACAGAGCTGGAGGGCAGGGTAGACTCCCTACAGAAACAACTGTCTGACCTGGACACACTGAG GCTGGGTCTGGAGAGTGATCTGTGCAGTGAGAAGGAGCAGAGACAGGCCATTCAGAGAGCTCTACAGAGAGAACAGGACAACAGCACTGAGCTACGCACCCAACTACAGCAGATACAGGGGCTACACACG GAGCTGCAGGATGTTCGTCAGGAGAAGCAGCAGCTCCAGCAGACCTGTCAGGAGCAGGAGACGGCCTTACAGGAGATGGGCCTACACCTCAGCCA GTCTAAACTGAAGATGGAGGACTTCAAAGAGGTCAACAAAGCCCTGAAG GGCCAAGCCTGGCTGAAAGACGATGAGGCTACACAGTGTAAACAGTGTCAGAAGGAGTTCTCCATCGCTCGCAGAAAG cACCACTGTAGGAACTGTGGagatatctactgtaacagttGTTCTACTAATGAGTTGGCCTTGCCCTCCTACCCCCGACCTGTACGAGTCTGTGACATCTGTCACTCTCTACTGCTGCAGAGGAGCATCTCTTCCTCCtga
- the LOC139581645 gene encoding proheparin-binding EGF-like growth factor has protein sequence MRILRVALLLVHAFVVSRLVSGAVVDRYENERSQHTAVINLLDVLSDRRMEGGMEKSKHGVEGPVLEEDGSEEEDEEYYDYYHEDDEDASGDYGVELPRVALSTKPKDPSAILEAERSEGKRRRGGKGRKKGKGKKRNPCLKKYKNFCIHGSCHYLRDIKAPSCICRPSYSGERCHLFTLASEGRDVGGYSRTTALAVVAVVLSSLCLTIIGLLLVLRFHKRGAYDVENEEKVKLGSAPNH, from the exons ATGAGGATTCTACGAGTTGCGCTCCTGCTCGTCCATGCTTTTG TGGTGTCGAGGTTGGTGAGTGGAGCTGTGGTGGACAGGTATGAGAATGAGAGGTCGCAGCACACAGCAGTTATAAACCTGTTGGATGTCCTGAGCGAccgaaggatggagggagggatggagaagagtaAGCACGGAGTGGAGGGTCCAGTGTTGGAGGAGGATGGAAgcgaggaagaggatgaggagtacTATGATTACTACCATGAAGATGACGAAGATGCATCAGGGGACTATGGGGTGGAATTACCTCGAG TTGCATTGTCGACTAAACCTAAAGACCCATCGGCCATCCTGGAAGCTGAGAGgagtgaggggaagaggaggagaggaggaaaggggaggaagAAGGGAAAAGGAAAAAAGAGGAACCCTTGTCTGAAGAAGTATAAGAACTTCTGTATCCATGGCAGCTGTCATTACCTGAGGGACATCAAAGCTCCATCATGCAT ATGTCGTCCCAGTTACTCTGGGGAGCGGTGTCACCTATTCACGCTGGCTTCAGAGGGGAGAGACGTGGGAGGATACAGCAGGACCACAGCTCTGGCTGTGGTGGCAGTGGTgttgtcttctctctgtctaacCATCATAGGCCTGCTGCTGGTGCTCAG GTTTCACAAGCGAGGAGCGTACGATGTAGAGAATGAGGAGAAGGTGAAACTGGGGTCAGCACCCAACCACTGA